The nucleotide sequence TGGAAAATGGCAATCAGGCCATCATTTCTAAAAACTTGGGTAGTAAGGAAAAAACCATGGTTTACACTGAACCATTAGCCGATGAAGTGCTAGAGGTAGAGACCAAAACCATCAATATCAACACCGATACTGAAAAACAAAAACAGTATATACTTAGCGACAAAGAAGTGTTGCAACTAGCACGATGGTCAGTCATTATAGAAGATCACTATGAAAGGCCTATGGATCTGGAATGGGCAAAAGATGGAATTGATGAGGAATTATACATCCTTCAAGCACGTCCGGAGACAGTGCATTCCAATAAGGATCCTTATACATTCAAAGAATTCAAACTTCTGGAGGAAGGGGAGGTATTGGTAGAAGGAAAAAATGTAGGAAGTGCGATTGCAAGTGGAAAGGCAAAGGTTTTAAGCTCACCAAAGGAAATTGGCAAACTGAAACAAGGTGATGTGTTAGTCACACAGATTACCAATCCTGACTGGGATCCTGTACTCAAGAAAGTATCAGCTATCGTTACTGATAGAGGAGGTAGAACCAGCCATGCGGCAATCGTAGCAAGAGAAACTGGAGCAGTAGCGGTAGTAGGAGCAGGTAATGCTACGAAAGCCATAAAAGACGGACAGATCGTTACCGTCTCCTGCGCAGAAGGGAACAGGGGATTGGTTTTCGAAGGTGAATTGAATTGGGTTAGTACAGCAATAGATATATCAAATATGCAACTACCGGAAACAGGTGTGAAATTTATCCTGGCAGATCCGGGACAAGCTTTCAAGCTGGCAAAACTTCCTAATAATGGTGTGGGTTTAATGAGATTAGAGTTTGTTATCAGCAATACCATAAAAGTTCATCCTATGGCACTTGTGGATTTTAAGCGCATTCAAGATGAAGAGGTGCGTACTCAAATACTCCATTTGACTGAAGGATATGAAAATAAAAAAGAATATTTCATTGAAAAGCTTTCCATGTCAGTTGCTACCATCGCTGCGGCATTTTATCCCAAAGAAGTGATTGTGAGGATGAGTGATTTTAAAACGAATGAATACGCCAATTTAATTGGTGGGAAATATTTTGAACCGCATGAGGAAAACCCCATGATAGGCTGGAGGGGTGCGTCTAGATACTATCATCCTGCCTATAAGGAAGGCTTCCGTCTAGAGTGCGAAGCGATGAGGCATGTGAGAGATGAAATGGGTCTTGATAATGTAAAACTCATGATTCCTTTTTGTCGGACACCTGAAGAAGGAAGGAAAGTACTTGACTTAATGGAAGAATACGGTTTGGTGCAAGGGAAAAACGGATTAGAGATTTATATGATGATAGAGATCCCCAGTAATGTGGTACAAGCTGAGCAGTTTGCTGAGATATTTGATGGATTTTCGATAGGCTCCAATGACCTAACACAACTTACATTGGGTGTGGATAGAGATTCTGAAATTTTGAATGACCTTTTCGATGCAAAAAACACAAGTGTAAAGTCTATGATTAGAGATACTATAATGGTCGCTAAGCATGCGGGTATTAAAGTCGGACTCTGTGGACAAGCTCCAAGTGATGATCCTCAATTCGCCAAGTTCCTGGTTCAGCAAGGAATTGACAGTGTATCATTCAATCCTGATGCCCTATGGAGGGGCATTGAAAACATCAATGAGGCGGAGGCAGATCTACATAGAAAAGTAGAATTGTCCTCTATAGATTAAAGTGTACTAAAAAAGCTATCTCAAAAGCCTTTTAAAGCTATTTCATTCTGAGAAATGAAGAATTTCGAACATTTAAAATTGATAAATTCTTCTCTTAAATTCAGAACGAAATTTTTGAGATAGCTTCTTTGGGTGAAACTTAATCACTTATACTTCAGAAATTTAATGAAGCACCAATTCCAAAAGAAACATAGTTCAAATCTACTTCTGTCTCGGTGTTACCGATCGTCAAGTCTCTTGACAAGGAACGGTACCTTACGGTAGGTATTAATCTCCACCTCTCAGACAATGAAAATACAATTCCTCCGCCTGCTTGCCATCCAAACCCATGATCCGAGTCAGAAATTAACTCGCCATCGTCATCTTCTACTTCTATATGATTGTATAATGCTCCTGCACGAACAATAAAGTCCAGATCGGATGCGCCAATCGGATGTATGAACTGCAAGCCAAACGTATATCCCGTTTCTTCAAAATCCATATCAGTACCCGCAAAAGACTCGTCAGATTTAAACTTATTCCAACTCCATCCTGCATAGGCAGATAAATGTGGCATAAATCGGTAAGAAAAGGTACCCTCAAAACCAAAACCCGTATTTAAATCTGCATCACCAAGGTCTTTGGTTGCAACATTTACTCCCGGTCTCACTTCAACACTCCAAACATCTTGGGCAAGTGATGTATGGGATATAAAGTAGACTATCAGACTAAGAACTGACACGCTAAATTTTCTGGTGAAAATCCCAGAAAGAATCATTTTTTTCGTTTCCATAGCTTTTTTACTTTAAAACAGCGATGCGACCTGAGGACTATACATGATAGAGATCAGTTGCATGTATGATTCTGAATTTGAGTGGTCAATTCAAGATTACCTCTTCGAGATTTCTTCTGGGCGCATAATTAGCTGGTGATGCATATCCTATCCTCAAAATGATGTTGGGGTAATCTCCATTAATGGGCAGCTCTTTTCGCAATTCTTGGGATAGTGATTGTATTTCGCAAGGAGGATTGAGATAAGCATTGGCAATTCCGAGTGAAGTGAGTTGAAGCAACAGCTTCTGGAGATCCATGCCCAGCTCGACCCATTCCTCTACTATCGCCATGGATT is from Marinobacter alexandrii and encodes:
- the ppsA gene encoding phosphoenolpyruvate synthase, which encodes MDQYIKPFQNITIHDIDQYGGKNASLGEMIHHLKPRGIRVPDGFALNAKAYWHFINQNNFYSELSKIVDQLDTKGFANLQKVGTEARLLLLKGIVPLDLTNEILKAFKELKGKDQLQVAVRSSATAEDLPEASFAGMQESYLNIDTETELLEAILKCYASLFTDRAIKYRVDNGFDHMQVALSIGVQQMIRSDLACSGVTFTIDPESGFEDVVLISGSWGLGENIVKGAVTPDEFYVFKPSLENGNQAIISKNLGSKEKTMVYTEPLADEVLEVETKTININTDTEKQKQYILSDKEVLQLARWSVIIEDHYERPMDLEWAKDGIDEELYILQARPETVHSNKDPYTFKEFKLLEEGEVLVEGKNVGSAIASGKAKVLSSPKEIGKLKQGDVLVTQITNPDWDPVLKKVSAIVTDRGGRTSHAAIVARETGAVAVVGAGNATKAIKDGQIVTVSCAEGNRGLVFEGELNWVSTAIDISNMQLPETGVKFILADPGQAFKLAKLPNNGVGLMRLEFVISNTIKVHPMALVDFKRIQDEEVRTQILHLTEGYENKKEYFIEKLSMSVATIAAAFYPKEVIVRMSDFKTNEYANLIGGKYFEPHEENPMIGWRGASRYYHPAYKEGFRLECEAMRHVRDEMGLDNVKLMIPFCRTPEEGRKVLDLMEEYGLVQGKNGLEIYMMIEIPSNVVQAEQFAEIFDGFSIGSNDLTQLTLGVDRDSEILNDLFDAKNTSVKSMIRDTIMVAKHAGIKVGLCGQAPSDDPQFAKFLVQQGIDSVSFNPDALWRGIENINEAEADLHRKVELSSID
- a CDS encoding outer membrane beta-barrel protein; its protein translation is METKKMILSGIFTRKFSVSVLSLIVYFISHTSLAQDVWSVEVRPGVNVATKDLGDADLNTGFGFEGTFSYRFMPHLSAYAGWSWNKFKSDESFAGTDMDFEETGYTFGLQFIHPIGASDLDFIVRAGALYNHIEVEDDDGELISDSDHGFGWQAGGGIVFSLSERWRLIPTVRYRSLSRDLTIGNTETEVDLNYVSFGIGASLNF